In one window of Macrotis lagotis isolate mMagLag1 chromosome 5, bilby.v1.9.chrom.fasta, whole genome shotgun sequence DNA:
- the GTF2H5 gene encoding general transcription factor IIH subunit 5: protein MVNVLKGVLIECDPAMKQFLLYLDESNALGKKFIIQDIDDTHVFVLAELVNFLQERVGELMDQNSFPITQK, encoded by the exons ATGGTGAATGTCTTGAAAGGAGTGCTTATAGAATG TGATCCTGCTATGAAGCAGTTTTTGCTATACTTGGATGAGTCCAATGCCCTAGGGAAGAAATTCATCATACAAGACATAGATGACACTCATGTCTTCGTGCTGGCAGAACTGGTTAACTTTCTCCAGGAGCGAGTGGGAGAGTTAATGGACCAGAACTCTTTTCCTATTACACAGaaatga